Proteins from a single region of Deltaproteobacteria bacterium:
- a CDS encoding tryptophan synthase subunit alpha → MSRLDEVFEKAGRENRAALMPFLTAGDPTLEHTGRYILEMEKNGADIVELGIPFSDPLADGPTIQRSSQRALAGGVTLRAILEFVGDLRRKTSLPIVLMGYYNPIFHFGVTSFVEAAKGAGADGLIVPDLPPEEAGELIPAARKADLDTVFLLAPTSTPERIGKIAEVSRGFIYYVSLTGVTGARTTLSTGIENAIARIREVTAMPVCIGFGISSPGHVERVRACADGVIVGSAVVGLIEKAGGETGGVAEVGRFIAKLKAATVKGG, encoded by the coding sequence GTGAGCAGGCTTGACGAAGTTTTTGAAAAAGCCGGAAGAGAAAACCGTGCGGCCCTGATGCCCTTTCTTACGGCCGGGGACCCGACCTTAGAGCATACCGGTCGATACATCCTGGAGATGGAGAAGAACGGCGCCGACATCGTGGAGTTGGGGATTCCCTTCTCCGATCCCCTGGCGGACGGTCCCACCATTCAGCGGTCCTCTCAACGGGCGTTGGCGGGTGGGGTGACCCTTCGGGCCATCCTTGAATTTGTCGGTGACCTGCGCCGGAAGACCTCTCTTCCGATTGTTCTGATGGGCTATTACAATCCGATCTTCCATTTCGGGGTGACCTCCTTTGTGGAGGCGGCAAAAGGTGCGGGGGCCGACGGTCTCATCGTGCCGGATCTTCCGCCGGAAGAGGCCGGGGAGTTGATCCCGGCGGCGAGAAAGGCGGATCTTGATACGGTCTTTCTCCTGGCGCCGACGAGTACGCCGGAACGGATCGGAAAGATTGCCGAAGTGAGCCGGGGGTTTATCTACTATGTTTCCCTGACGGGGGTGACCGGCGCCCGGACAACCCTTTCGACCGGGATTGAAAACGCCATTGCCCGAATCCGGGAAGTGACGGCCATGCCGGTCTGTATCGGATTCGGGATTTCTTCCCCCGGGCATGTGGAACGCGTTCGTGCCTGTGCCGACGGTGTGATCGTGGGGAGCGCCGTCGTGGGGCTGATCGAGAAGGCCGGCGGGGAGACCGGGGGGGTGGCCGAGGTCGGACGGTTTATTGCAAAGCTGAAGGCCGCGACCGTAAAAGGGGGATAA
- a CDS encoding Crp/Fnr family transcriptional regulator — MGIRVGEEAEGDLFSRYGEVVSRGTVLFYEGDPGREMYIILSGKVRIAKEASGMEKVLVVLGKGEFFGEMAILNNKPRSATATVIEDCRILIIDRETFETMIRSNGEIAVRIIKKLAARLQEADNQIENLLLRDNMSRLVNHLKRKAREAGAPATGEYRMPFLPEDFASEAGISGHHLEDLLKKLRSAKIVRTGKEEITIVQMEVLERFSRYLEMKDQFCNLT; from the coding sequence ATGGGAATCCGGGTGGGCGAAGAGGCGGAGGGGGATCTCTTCAGTCGTTACGGGGAAGTCGTTTCCCGGGGGACGGTCCTTTTCTATGAGGGAGACCCCGGGCGGGAGATGTATATCATCCTCTCGGGCAAGGTCCGTATTGCCAAAGAGGCTTCGGGTATGGAGAAGGTCCTGGTTGTTCTCGGCAAAGGGGAGTTCTTCGGAGAGATGGCGATTCTGAATAACAAGCCCCGCTCCGCCACTGCGACGGTGATTGAGGATTGCCGGATACTGATTATCGACCGGGAAACCTTTGAGACGATGATTCGAAGCAACGGAGAGATCGCCGTCCGGATCATCAAGAAACTGGCCGCCCGGTTGCAGGAGGCGGACAACCAGATTGAGAATCTTCTTCTCCGGGACAACATGAGCCGTCTTGTCAATCACCTCAAGCGGAAGGCCCGGGAGGCCGGGGCGCCGGCAACGGGGGAATACCGCATGCCCTTTCTTCCGGAGGACTTTGCCTCCGAAGCGGGGATCTCCGGTCATCATTTAGAGGATCTGCTGAAGAAACTGAGGTCGGCAAAAATTGTCCGGACCGGCAAAGAAGAGATTACCATTGTACAGATGGAAGTCCTGGAGCGGTTTTCAAGGTACCTGGAAATGAAGGATCAATTCTGCAATCTCACCTGA